AACACCGCGGCCAGCGTCGTGCCGAGCAGCGCGATCGAGAGGGTCTCGCCGAGGGCCTTCAGATAGATCGGCAGCGAAGAGCCGGGATCAGGGGGGATCATCATCAATGTGATCCAGCCGAGCTGGCTGAGACCAGCGATGAATCGCGCCGGCGAAAAATCGAGATCGACGAGGCCGTAGACGAGGATCGCGAACGCCGCGACGATCATCCCGGGCATGGCGAGGCGCGCCGAGGCGGGCCGGTCGAAAACATCGGGGTGGCGCGCGCGAAGCTCTCGCATATCGAACTCGTGCGGCCTCGTCACGTGCGCACCTCCCCGCCGAACAGGCGGCCGCGCAGCCAGCCGGTGGTGATGTCGATGATGAAGACGGTGATGATGATGGTGAGCAGAATCGCGCTGACGTCCGAGTAATAGAACTTGCGGATGGCGACGACGAGCTCCTGACCGATGCCGCCGGCGCCGACGAAGCCCATCACGGAGGCTTCGCGGACGTTGATCTCGAAGCGCAGCAGCGCGTAGCTGGCATAGCCCGCCGTCACTTGCGGCACCACCGCGAACCGCATGCAGGACAGCCAGCTCGCGCCGGTCGAGCGGATGCCCTCGACCGGCTTCATGTCGGCGTTCTCGACGATCTCCGAAAACAGCTTGCCGAGCGCACCGGTGGAGTGGATCGCGATCGCCAGCACGCCCGCCATCGGCCCAAGCCCGAAGGCGATCACGAACACCAGCGCGAAGACGATGCCCGGAACGGTGCGGGCGAATTCGAGCAGGCGCCGCACCGAGAAGCGCAGCCAGGGGGCCGGCGAGGTGTTTTCGGCCGCGAGAAAGTTGAGGCAGAATGCCAGGGTCGCACCGATCAGCGTGCCGACATAGGAGATCAGCAGCGTCTCGCCCAACATCTTCAGCCATTTGCGCCAGCCCCACAGCCACTCACCGACGTCGGTCCAGACGCGCTGACCGGTGTCGAGCGTGAGGATACGGTCGAAATAGCTGATGAAATTGCCGAAATAAGTGAAGAGCGTGCGCAGATTCA
The nucleotide sequence above comes from Bradyrhizobium sp. NDS-1. Encoded proteins:
- the phnE gene encoding phosphonate ABC transporter, permease protein PhnE gives rise to the protein MTTAVSLLPDQQLAMLNAAYRRAVGRKRLRLLLGIVVFAAALLLAAIGAEVNLRTLFTYFGNFISYFDRILTLDTGQRVWTDVGEWLWGWRKWLKMLGETLLISYVGTLIGATLAFCLNFLAAENTSPAPWLRFSVRRLLEFARTVPGIVFALVFVIAFGLGPMAGVLAIAIHSTGALGKLFSEIVENADMKPVEGIRSTGASWLSCMRFAVVPQVTAGYASYALLRFEINVREASVMGFVGAGGIGQELVVAIRKFYYSDVSAILLTIIITVFIIDITTGWLRGRLFGGEVRT